The genome window CATCAGCAGTGCACACTGAAATCCCCTCCTCCCGCCTCaggctggctgtgtgtgtgtgatttgtggggaaaaaagagCAGGAGGAAACAAAGACAGCTCTGAAGTTGGAGTTCTTGGGTACAGTGAACAGCCATTGGCAGGGTCTTGCAAACAGGACTTCGACGAGAGAGACAGATGGCACTGTGGGTGGGTCACGATGCATGGGGGCACGGGGATGGGCTTCATCTCCTGGCTCTGCAGGGAAGGAGCTTCTCTGAGTCCAGGGCCCAGACCGGTCACTGAGCTTAGAGTCTGGCTCTGAGAATCATTAACCTACATGGAGTCAAGCAAGTGGGCTGTTCTGTGCCTATGGGCCCACCCACCACCCATCCCTCTGCCAGCCTCATCTGGCCTCCTCCCACACTTTTTGGGTGTCTGTCTCATTACTGTCTACCCCCAGCATGGAGGGGGTAGCAATGCCGCTCACTGGCCAATGTCCCAAAGGTTCCCTGTTGATGGGGGTGCTCTGTGGGCTTCTCCCGGGCTCCCGCTGTCTCTGCAGGACAGAATGGCAGGGATAGCATCCAACACAGACTCAGGGCCTTTCTTCAGCAGCATGGAAAGCAGAGGGTGAAGCTGGCAAATGACTGCATCTGCCTCAGGCCTAGAAACAGGGCTGGAGGGTCCCTGGGAGCAGAACAATGCTTGACTGACAAGCCTTTGAAATGGGCCGCTCCTCCTGCTCGCTCGCTGCCTCAGGAGTTGGGGAACGCAGCCCCCAGAGCCAGCCCCCAGAGCCTTCATTATGGAAAGGCTGGAGGTAATGCTGACAGGGCACAGTCCCCTCGTCACCAGAGAGATAGACAGGAAAGCTGGCCAAGGCTGCAGTTTATAATCTTCAGAATGGAAGGATGGGGGTTAAAATGGGGTTGTCACAACAGGCCCATCCCCGTGGCCCCCGCAGCTCAGCGAGGCTCAGCCGGGATCCCCGGGGGCTCCCACGGTTGGGGATGAGACGGGCAGTGGTGAGACAGCCTCTGTCTCTCAGTGCATGGTTCCCGGAAGAGAAGGGCCTAGAGCAGTGCAGGCTAGGGCCAGGCTCCCAGGGCACCAGGACACTCCAGGGCCAGGCGAGTGAAGGAAGGGCTGGGTAAAGGGCAGCCAAGATGGACCAGGAGGGAGGAGCTATTTACTTCCCTTCAGCCCCGACCCCTCCGAGTGGGTCGGCCTGGTCACGCTCCAGCCACCCTGTCCCTCTTGCCCTCTCTGCCCATTTCAAGGGCAGCTCACTCAGGGTTGGCTCAAGGCGAGCCTGGCATGGGATAGCCAGGGCAGGGGCCCCAGAACAGagagggctggagggagagatGCTAGGAGGCATCCAGCCCACCACTGTTTCCTCAACCCTGGCAATTCCGTGGCCATAAATCACAAGGAAATGGTTGTGTAAGCACCTTTGCAAGCCTAACGGAACCCTCAGGAGGCCCAGGAGGCCATAGAAATCCAATCAGCCTGGCTAACGTGGTGCCCAGCCTGCTGGGTGCAGTGAGACTGGTTGGAGGGGCggctgtgggggtggggccaCAAGCCGTGCTCTCCAAAGTTCATAGACACCCCAGTATCCTGCAGCCACAGGCTGCCTGAGCCTTAGCTCTGAGATCCTCTAGAGCATCCAGGGGTTGGCCTCTTCCTTCCACGTGGGGACACAGCATCAGGTCCCCTGAGGAGGCACCACTTCTGGTGGGGACAGGAGGCCTATCCCTAGAGTAGGTCGGGGTCAGCCCACCCGAGCTGAGGGAGTCAGTCAAGCCTCCAATATTCCAGAGCACCAGCAGAGTCAAGGCCATGTCAGAACCTGCCAGACCTCAGAGGGGAGACGGCAGGGCCGGAGCCAGGCAGCCATgggttggggggcagggggcatggTCAGAGCCCAGGTACAGCACTTACATAAATGCCACTTACTAGGGATGTGACCGAGCCTCCCTGAGCCTTAATGTCTGCTTCACAAAATAATAGCAGCCCCTTCAGAGAGTTGTTGAAAGGACTAAGTGACACAAATCCACGTAAAGTGCCCAACAGGGCTCCTGCCCAAAGCTTGTCCTCTAGGAGgctgtttcttttgtttgaatTTCGGCTTCCAGTCACGCCTCAGGGATGACAGGCCTATTTCTGAGCTTGGAAGTTCTCAGCTCATTCCAGGGGACTTGGGAAAGGGTAGAAGTTGGTGCAGAGAAAGGAATTCTAGATCAGTCTGGAACCTGGCTGCTGCTTAAATTACTTAACCCGgggttctcagccttggcactgtGGCCTTTCCGGGCCCGTGAGTCTGTTTTGGGGACTGTCCTCTGCCCTTTAGGGTGTTTGGCAGCAGCCCTGGCCTGCCCCCATGACAGTCAGTAGTACTGAGTAGTTccaacaaccaaaaatgtctccagacattgccagttGTCCCCTGGGGCAAAGTCCGTACCCACTGAGAAACACAGGGCTATAATAATGGGAGTGAGGGGACGTGGAGGAGGGGGACCAGGGTGGGAGGCCTGCCCAGCTGCGCACTCACAGTGCTGTTTTCTTGCAGGGAAGAGCCCATGGCTGGGCCCCCCACCCGCACTGTCCCCATGCTGTTCCTGGCCCTCCTGGTACTCCTGGAGCTGAGCCCAGCAGTCTCCCTGGGACCCGGAACCCCTGTTCGGAACCTCCCTGAGAATCACATCAGCCTCCCAGGCCCAGCACTGTGGACGCCTCAAGCCAGCCACCACCGCCAGCGGGGCCTGGGCAAGAAGGAACGGGGCCCAGGCATGCCTGGCCGGGCCCAGGGTGGGGCCATGGTCACCGCCACCAGGCAGACCTCTAGGCTGCCAGGGACAGGGGAGCTGCTGCCTGGGCAGAGTCCTGCAGGCCTGCTGCAGGACAAGGACCTGTTCCTGGGGCTGGCACTGCCCTACCCTGAGAAGGAGAACCATTCACCCTGGTCGGAAAGGGTCAAGAAACGCGGCAGGGAACACAAGAGACGCAGGGAGAGATCGAAACTACACAGAGGTAGCTAGAACTCTCTGAGGGGGTCGGGTCCTGCAATGGAACAGTGGGGGACAAGTTGAGGATCAGAACCAACTGGCCAAGGGGActccaggggcaggagggggagtCTGGGAAGGAGGTGGCATGAGGTTCCTGGGAGGACATCCAGAGGCCCCGAATGGGACAGGGAGTGGACAcccagaggtggggaggggcctTACTAAAATCAGAGGGATCTGGCAAGGAAAGGAGGCTGGGAGAGTCCTTGGGGTGAAGCacgggaggaggagagagatatGTGGCAATAGAAGCTCAGTCTTATCAATGGATGATGCTGTAAGTCAGGAAGTTCTGCCTTGTGTCTGGCTTAAATCCATGCTACTGTAAGTCCTGAGTAGAGATGGAGCCGTTCGGTGCCCCCTGAGCTCACCACCGAAGCAAAGAGCAGGAGTTAAGGGCTTAGACTCTGAAGCCAGATCTGCCCAAGCCCTAGTCCCGCCTCCACCACTTATTAGCTGCACAGCCCTGAATGAGTCACctttttgggcctcagtttctccctctgctaAATGAGGAAAATGGCCCTATTCATCCTCCATGTAAACTCAGAGATGATGTGTAGAATGTTCAGAACAGATCCCTGCAAGTGTCAGGGGCAACACGCAGTAGCTGGTCCTACTCAATTCTGTTTGCTCTTGATGCAGTCAGTGTCCTCTGACCTAACACAGGTGAGCCAAGGAGAGGTGACATATCCTCacccctcctgcctctgccccgTGTGTCTCGTGCGGTGCACCCCAGCAGCCCTCCTCACCTTCCTGAAGTTTCCTCCAAATTCCAATGTCCCTGTCAGCACCGAGGGGAGCCACCTGCTGGCCCTGGCTCCCCAGCTTTGCCCAGCAGTCTCTGAACAAACACGTAGGGCAGCTCCCCCCAGATGGCTCCTCCCAGTCTCAGCTGGTCCCACGCCCACACAGGCAGCAGGCAACCCTGGCTTACAAGTTTCTTCATAGGACAAGACTGCCTCTCAGGGCAGACCGAGTGCCACAAGCCTGGGGCAGGGGATTTGCGGGCGGAGGAGGATGGCCTTAGCTCCCCTTGTACAAACAGCTGGCCTTGCTTCCCTGCCAGGCCCACTGAGACCCCCCCAGTGGGCAGAACACAGTTTTTGGACCCAGCTTAGACTCTCAGCCCCTTACTCCTGGAGGTCGTGTGTCAGGCTGGAGAGGGGATGCTGGACCCTTGAGGACAAGCCAGAGGGCACACATGGggtgtcactcataccagctcagCTCCAGCCCCTGCTCCAGGGGGCCAGCAGGACCCTCCTAGTTGCACTGGTGTGCTGGgtgagggaaggtggggagaatGGCCgtctggaggtgaccagctgtgAAGCCTCAGGCTGactgagcctcaggttccttgtctgtaaaatgaatgGAATAGGTTCAATTGACCTTCAGTCTCCTTTCTACTCCCTGAGGCGCATTTCTGGGGAACAGGGTGACCCCAACTGACCGAACCAACCTTAAAGTCAGATCCCGCCTGAGACAAGAAGCAAGGACGAGGCCAGGCCCTCCAGCTTCTCTTAAAGCCCCTTTGTTCCTGACCACCACAAGCCCCTCACACTCTCCCCTCACACTCCCCCCTCACACTCACCCACCCTGTGCCCATGAGTCTCAGAAGGTGGCATCTGAGGTTAAAGCATCGACTTTGCACTCAGgtggacctgggttcaaatccaagctcTGTATTCACTACCCATGTGCCATTGGGCAAACtgcctaacctctctgtgctgcagTTTCCTCCCCTGCAGATGAGGCTGAAGGAGCACCCACCTCCTAAGAGCTCCTCTAACGATCAGATGAAATCATGCTCGCAAGCAGGACCCTGCATACAATGGGGtccaggcacacagcaggtgctcagtaagcaGGGTGATGATTATCACCACAGGAAGCACCTGCTTGTAAGCAGTGGGCCCAGTTCTTAACTTTCAGCCTCCTCAAAGGCTTCTCCCCATTGCAATGCCTCTCAGCCTCATCATGCTGCTCCCCTACCTAAActtcacctcctccaggaagccaggTTAATCCTACGAGTTCCCATTTGTTGCACTTACATCTCTGGCTGCACCCAGCCACCTGGACTTATTTTAGAGGGAATCCTTGGGCTGTCTCCTCAGCATCACTGCAAGTTCATTTGAGAcatgccctctcccctcccataCCGTCTCCATTTCCACCTCCCCAGGAGAGGGGCAGCAGGGATACTGGCTGACCAATGGTTTGTCACATGATCCCTGCCACCCCCTTGTTTGCAGCAGGAAATGTGGGTTTCGCTGTGGTCCCATAAGAGGTGGCAAGGAGATGAACTCCTGTTTCTCACTCCATGTCTCAGGCCGAGCATTAGTCCGAGGTCCCAGCTCCCTGAAGAAGAAGGCAGAGCTCTCTGAAGACCAGATACCAGACACCACAATGGAGGAATCTTCCACCAGCCTGGCCCCCACCATCCTCTACCTAACCACCTTTGAGGCAGCACCTGCCACAGAAGAGACCTTGATCCTGCCTGTCACATCCTTGTGGCCCCAGGTAAGGTGTCCCTCAGAATGACCTTGGAGCTGGAAAGGTCCTTGACACCATATTGTACAAGCCCCTTTTAATACATGTacagaaactgaggtacaggatCAGAAGGGAGTTGGTTAAGGCTGCTGGAGCCAGATGGAAACCAGGTGCTCTGACACCTGTCCAGCCCAGCTGCAGCCCGGTGGGTTGAAGGGCTGCCACTGCCCCGGGGAAAGTGGTCCTGGGGGCTCACTCCAGAGACAGCCAAGGAAGCAAGTGCCAGCTCCGGACACTGGTCCCTGCATCGAGAAGAGCAGGGACCTTGGGGAAGGATTTTATACATACTGAAAAGTACAGAGAATAATAACAACTTTATAAACCATGCCCCCACGACCCAGACTTAACAAACATTAGTTAACACTTTGACCTATCTGCTTCAGATCTTTAAACAAGATATACAGAGAAATTGTAGCAATATGCTAACAATTGGTGATTCTCGATGGAGGGCATGTAGGAGTTTCTTGCATCCTTCTTGCAATTAACAAGACGTGCATCATTCTTACCCCTCTTTTGTGGCTTTGaagttttttcaaaataaaaccacTTAAAATgaccaataaaatatatatggagaagaaatagaaagcatttttttttttttgcagatctttctcattctctttttggGTCTTGCACCCCCTTGACCTACAGACCATCCCTGAGAAATACATGGTTACCCATGCTGTCACAGGCTCCTGGAGCCCAGGCACTGAGAACCCAGCCCTAAAAGATGCCATTATTGCCCATGTCCTACCATATGCAGATCCCGCCCAAGACCGCCTGGGCTGCGAGTGGAAATGAGCCTTGCCCTGAATGATGCCAGGGATCGCTAACAACTCCTGCAGGGGAGAGAAAGGGCCAGAAAGGGAGCAGCTAGGCTTTGCCCGCCTCCCTCCATGTGCATGTAGAAACCCTGACAGggcgccctgcctccccagcctctccctcaGAGGGCCTGGAAAATACCTCCCCTGTCTGCCTCCGTTGCCTGTGGGCACCACCCCCTTGGGTGGAGGCAGCACAGTGAAGAAACTGCTCAAGAGGCCGCCAGAGCAGGAGCCTTGTTCGGTTGTCTCCAGGTCCTCGGGCTCGGATTCCCAATGAGCTGGCCTCTGGGGAGACCCTCCTTTGCCCTCAGGAGGGGCCCCCCCATGCCTGTTGAGAGCCCCAGGttccctcctctccacctgcttcTCCAGGCTCAGCCCCGGCCTGATGGGGAGGTGATGCCCACGCTGGACATGGCCTTGTTCGACTGGACCGATTATGAAGACTTAAAACCTGAGGTTTGGCCCTCTGCAAACAAGAAAGGTATGACCACCTACCCTGCCACCCCCATGCCtgggctccctgccctcccctcccctcatctGTTGGGGAGGGAGCCCCG of Manis javanica isolate MJ-LG chromosome 4, MJ_LKY, whole genome shotgun sequence contains these proteins:
- the DRAXIN gene encoding draxin, whose translation is MAGPPTRTVPMLFLALLVLLELSPAVSLGPGTPVRNLPENHISLPGPALWTPQASHHRQRGLGKKERGPGMPGRAQGGAMVTATRQTSRLPGTGELLPGQSPAGLLQDKDLFLGLALPYPEKENHSPWSERVKKRGREHKRRRERSKLHRGRALVRGPSSLKKKAELSEDQIPDTTMEESSTSLAPTILYLTTFEAAPATEETLILPVTSLWPQAQPRPDGEVMPTLDMALFDWTDYEDLKPEVWPSANKKEKHGGKLSTDGNETSPTEGEPCDHHQDCLPGTCCDLREHLCTPHNRGLNNKCFDDCMCVEGLRCYAKFHRNRRVTRRKGRCVEPETANGDQGSFINV